Proteins found in one Anopheles aquasalis chromosome 3, idAnoAquaMG_Q_19, whole genome shotgun sequence genomic segment:
- the LOC126577308 gene encoding ubiquitin-protein ligase E3A isoform X1, with product MNRTNEKDLSDDDSRIDDVSSSTITAATGCNDDETNSNNQHSSAARGMSSIHAGQPSEEQELKRATAKKLIEQYFYQLIDGCGNTECTNKHCASSGKVEKLSPNAAAARAIQLFSQEATLCYTKEHHRDQEHHSQSNPRSSSSSSSSSSSQKQRPTSMVSESDTLECPAEEENQNMEVTYECSEHVTMEKDTAATSSSDVGKKESARSGVASSSCTLDENGVDGKMLKQLCDQCIERGCVVTLVDQISAIFSSCQLLANSFQRSKATSSIDRMLARAPQGDLRKLKKEDLRSLEGDLDKDEDSKAPIEESPQESSDPAHTSVDIESLRSTMKALYTAQPSIFDHIDAALQKLGENLSAELGSMQSTEQLESVVTALVIVFETLLIGSAIMIEGGFPRICSAVGMLPVKSQARLVRIWAHHCPDSIHPLLQQLQQLVTISIFSPALYRTGRVHNNEDVGNAVKTMKLVFYANILAGELEPTHFRETDLRDTSLPTYLSLIPEDDDDEGDGAGADGEDDLMDEDDESIEHRDRRSKQRQKYQDPLEKELDVNPLDCRTPLVPYSEFYNETLCDQIEMDHDYLVYKSMSSLPANGSGFCFMYYSFILTPATKTLALYYDSRIRMFSERRLSVLYNASTGNRTSMQGLNPFLNLRIRRDHVVDDALVELEIIAMSNPKDLKKQLVVEFTGEQGIDEGGVSKEFFQLIVEEIFNPDYGMFVTNEDSSTVWFNPSSFENEAQFTLIGIVLGLAIYNNIILAVEFPMVVYRKLMGMKGSFLDLKDLNPVLFNSLNSLLEYTENDMEEVFMQTFKIGYRDVFGNTLEHELKPDGDKIFVTQENKQEFIELYSDFLLNQSVQKQFHAFRRGFQMVTDESPLHLLFRPEEIELIVCGSKEFDFDELEKSTEYEGGFTAESQTIKDFWTIVHGLSMEAKRKLLQFTTGSDRVPVGGLARLKMVIARNGPDCDRLPTSHTCFNVLLLPEYDSKEKLEERLLKAINYSKGFGML from the exons ATGAACAGAACAAACGAAAAGGATCTTTCGGACGACGATTCGAG GATCGATGATGTGTCGTCTTCAACAATAACAGCAGCGACCGGCTGCAATGACGATGAAACGAATTCGAACAATCAACACTCATCAGCTGCCCGAGGGATGTCTTCGATCCATGCGGGCCAACCGTCCGAAGAGCAGGAGCTGAAGCGTGCAACCGCCAAGAAGCTGATCGAACAATACTTTTACCAGCTGATCGATGGTTGTGGGAACACCGAATGCACCAACAAGCATTGTGCCTCGAGCGGGAAGGTAGAAAAGCTTTCGCCCAATGCGGCCGCCGCTCGTGCGATACAGCTGTTTTCGCAGGAGGCGACGCTCTGCTACACGAAGGAACATCACCGAGACCAAGAGCATCATTCACAAAGCAACCCACGGAgtagctcatcatcatcctcatcatcttcatcacaaAAGCAGCGTCCCACGTCGATGGTGTCAGAGAGCGACACCCTGGAATGTCCAGCGGAGGAAGAGAACCAGAACATGGAAGTTACATACGAATG TTCGGAGCACGTAACGATGGAGAAGGACACTGCTGCCACGTCTTCGTCAGACGTTGGGAAAAAAGAATCAGCTCGCAGTGGAGTGGCCAGTAGTAGTTGCACCTTAGATGAGAACGGAGTGGACGGAAAGATGCTGAAACAGCTGTGCGACCAGTGCATCGAGCGCGGATGTGTTGTGACGTTAGTTGACCAGATAAGTGCCATATTCTCTTCctgccagctgctggccaacagCTTCCAGCGCAGCAAAGCTACCTCtagcatcgatcgaatgctAGCCCGAGCGCCACAGGGTGATTTGCGAAAGTTAAAAAAGGAAGaccttcgttcgctcgaaggTGATCTCGATAAGGACGAGGACAGTAAAGCGCCGATCGAGGAATCTCCTCAGGAATCGTCTGATCCCGCCCATACGAGTGTGGATATCGAGTCGTTAAGAAGCACGATGAAGGCACTCTACACTGCTCAACCATCCATCTTTGACCATATCGATGCGGCCCTGCAGAAGCTGGGTGAAAATCTGTCGGCCGAACTGGGTTCCATGCAGTCAACAGAGCAGCTGGAATCGGTTGTGACCGCGTTGGTGATCGTCTTCGAAACTCTGCTGATCGGTTCGGCCATCATGATCGAGGGTGGCTTTCCTCGTATCTGCTCCGCCGTCGGGATGCTTCCAGTGAAATCTCAGGCACGCCTGGTACGCATCTGGGCACATCACTGTCCGGACAGTATCCATCCGTTGCtacagcaactgcagcaactgGTTACCATATCGATATTCTCGCCTGCTCTATATCGTACGGGTCGGGTACACAACAACGAAGATGTCGGGAATGCCGTCAAGACAATGAAG CTTGTTTTCTATGCTAATATTCTCGCCGGAGAGCTAGAACCGACACATTTCCGTGAAACGGATCTGCGTGATACGTCTCTGCCGACCTATCTCTCCCTAATAcccgaggatgatgacgatgagggtgatggcgctggcgctgatgGTGAGGACGATCTGATGGATGAAGATGACGAAAGCATAGAGCACCGGGATCGACGGTCGAAGCAGCGGCAGAAATATCAAGATCCGTTAGAGAAAGAGCTTGACGTGAATCCGCTCGACTGCCGGACACCGCTCGTACCGTATAGTGAGTTCTACAACGAGACACTTTGCGACCAGATCGAGATGGATCACGATTATCTGGTGTACAAAAGTATGTCCTCGCTGCCCGCGAACGGTTCGGGCTTTTGCTTTATGTACTACTCGTTCATTCTGACGCCGGCTACCAAAACGCTGGCCCTTTACTACGACTCCCGCATTCGCATGTTCTCCGAGCGACGGTTAAGCGTCCTGTACAACGCGAGCACCGGCAACCGAACGTCGATGCAGGGTTTGAATCCGTTTCTTAATCTTCGAATCCGGCGCGACCATGTGGTTGATGATGCGCTGGTCGAGCTGGAAATCATTGCCATGTCAAACCCAAAGGATTTGAAAAAGCAGCTAGTGGTAGAGTTTACCGGTGAGCAGGGCATCGACGAAGGCGGAGTGTCCAAAGAGTTCTTTCAACTCATTGTCGAAGAAATCTTCAATCCCGACTACGGTATGTTCGTGACGAACGAAGACTCCAGCACGGTTTGGTTCAATCCGAGTTCGTTCGAAAATGAGGCCCAATTCACGCTGATCGGGATTGTGTTGGGGCTGGCCATCTACAATAACATCATACTAGCGGTCGAGTTCCCTATGGTCGTCTACCGGAAGCTGATGGGAATGAAAGGATCATTCCTGGATCTAAAGGATCTCAATCCA GTTCTATTCAACAGTCTGAATTCACTGCTCGAGTACACCGAGAACGACATGGAGGAGGTTTTTATGCAAACGTTTAAAATCGGTTATCGGGACGTGTTCGGAAATACGCTGGAGCACGAGTTGAAACCGGATGGTGATAAAATATTCGTCACGCAGGAAAACAAGCAAGAGTTCATCGAACTGTACAGCGATTTTCTGCTCAACCAGAGTGTACAGAAACAGTTTCATGCATTTAGACGCGGTTTCCAAATGGTGACAGATGAAAGTCCGCTGCATTTGCTGTTCCGGCCGGAAGAGATAGAACTAATCGTGTGCGGTAGCAAGGAGTTTGACTTTGATGAGCTAGAAAAATCGACCGAGTACGAAGGAGGATTCACGGCCGAGTCCCAAACGATTAAAGATTTCTGGACGATTGTCCACGGCTTGTCGATGGAGGCGAAACGGAAGCTGCTCCAGTTCACCACCGGCTCCGATCGTGTACCGGTCGGTGGATTGGCTCGGTTGAAGATGGTCATTGCCCGGAATGGTCCCGATTGCGATCGACTGCCAACGAGCCATACGTGTTTcaatgtgctgctgttgccagaGTACGATTCCAAAGAGAAACTAGAGGAACGGCTACTGAAAGCGATCAACTATTCGAAAGGCTTCGGTATGCTGTGA
- the LOC126577308 gene encoding ubiquitin-protein ligase E3A isoform X2, which yields MSSIHAGQPSEEQELKRATAKKLIEQYFYQLIDGCGNTECTNKHCASSGKVEKLSPNAAAARAIQLFSQEATLCYTKEHHRDQEHHSQSNPRSSSSSSSSSSSQKQRPTSMVSESDTLECPAEEENQNMEVTYECSEHVTMEKDTAATSSSDVGKKESARSGVASSSCTLDENGVDGKMLKQLCDQCIERGCVVTLVDQISAIFSSCQLLANSFQRSKATSSIDRMLARAPQGDLRKLKKEDLRSLEGDLDKDEDSKAPIEESPQESSDPAHTSVDIESLRSTMKALYTAQPSIFDHIDAALQKLGENLSAELGSMQSTEQLESVVTALVIVFETLLIGSAIMIEGGFPRICSAVGMLPVKSQARLVRIWAHHCPDSIHPLLQQLQQLVTISIFSPALYRTGRVHNNEDVGNAVKTMKLVFYANILAGELEPTHFRETDLRDTSLPTYLSLIPEDDDDEGDGAGADGEDDLMDEDDESIEHRDRRSKQRQKYQDPLEKELDVNPLDCRTPLVPYSEFYNETLCDQIEMDHDYLVYKSMSSLPANGSGFCFMYYSFILTPATKTLALYYDSRIRMFSERRLSVLYNASTGNRTSMQGLNPFLNLRIRRDHVVDDALVELEIIAMSNPKDLKKQLVVEFTGEQGIDEGGVSKEFFQLIVEEIFNPDYGMFVTNEDSSTVWFNPSSFENEAQFTLIGIVLGLAIYNNIILAVEFPMVVYRKLMGMKGSFLDLKDLNPVLFNSLNSLLEYTENDMEEVFMQTFKIGYRDVFGNTLEHELKPDGDKIFVTQENKQEFIELYSDFLLNQSVQKQFHAFRRGFQMVTDESPLHLLFRPEEIELIVCGSKEFDFDELEKSTEYEGGFTAESQTIKDFWTIVHGLSMEAKRKLLQFTTGSDRVPVGGLARLKMVIARNGPDCDRLPTSHTCFNVLLLPEYDSKEKLEERLLKAINYSKGFGML from the exons ATGTCTTCGATCCATGCGGGCCAACCGTCCGAAGAGCAGGAGCTGAAGCGTGCAACCGCCAAGAAGCTGATCGAACAATACTTTTACCAGCTGATCGATGGTTGTGGGAACACCGAATGCACCAACAAGCATTGTGCCTCGAGCGGGAAGGTAGAAAAGCTTTCGCCCAATGCGGCCGCCGCTCGTGCGATACAGCTGTTTTCGCAGGAGGCGACGCTCTGCTACACGAAGGAACATCACCGAGACCAAGAGCATCATTCACAAAGCAACCCACGGAgtagctcatcatcatcctcatcatcttcatcacaaAAGCAGCGTCCCACGTCGATGGTGTCAGAGAGCGACACCCTGGAATGTCCAGCGGAGGAAGAGAACCAGAACATGGAAGTTACATACGAATG TTCGGAGCACGTAACGATGGAGAAGGACACTGCTGCCACGTCTTCGTCAGACGTTGGGAAAAAAGAATCAGCTCGCAGTGGAGTGGCCAGTAGTAGTTGCACCTTAGATGAGAACGGAGTGGACGGAAAGATGCTGAAACAGCTGTGCGACCAGTGCATCGAGCGCGGATGTGTTGTGACGTTAGTTGACCAGATAAGTGCCATATTCTCTTCctgccagctgctggccaacagCTTCCAGCGCAGCAAAGCTACCTCtagcatcgatcgaatgctAGCCCGAGCGCCACAGGGTGATTTGCGAAAGTTAAAAAAGGAAGaccttcgttcgctcgaaggTGATCTCGATAAGGACGAGGACAGTAAAGCGCCGATCGAGGAATCTCCTCAGGAATCGTCTGATCCCGCCCATACGAGTGTGGATATCGAGTCGTTAAGAAGCACGATGAAGGCACTCTACACTGCTCAACCATCCATCTTTGACCATATCGATGCGGCCCTGCAGAAGCTGGGTGAAAATCTGTCGGCCGAACTGGGTTCCATGCAGTCAACAGAGCAGCTGGAATCGGTTGTGACCGCGTTGGTGATCGTCTTCGAAACTCTGCTGATCGGTTCGGCCATCATGATCGAGGGTGGCTTTCCTCGTATCTGCTCCGCCGTCGGGATGCTTCCAGTGAAATCTCAGGCACGCCTGGTACGCATCTGGGCACATCACTGTCCGGACAGTATCCATCCGTTGCtacagcaactgcagcaactgGTTACCATATCGATATTCTCGCCTGCTCTATATCGTACGGGTCGGGTACACAACAACGAAGATGTCGGGAATGCCGTCAAGACAATGAAG CTTGTTTTCTATGCTAATATTCTCGCCGGAGAGCTAGAACCGACACATTTCCGTGAAACGGATCTGCGTGATACGTCTCTGCCGACCTATCTCTCCCTAATAcccgaggatgatgacgatgagggtgatggcgctggcgctgatgGTGAGGACGATCTGATGGATGAAGATGACGAAAGCATAGAGCACCGGGATCGACGGTCGAAGCAGCGGCAGAAATATCAAGATCCGTTAGAGAAAGAGCTTGACGTGAATCCGCTCGACTGCCGGACACCGCTCGTACCGTATAGTGAGTTCTACAACGAGACACTTTGCGACCAGATCGAGATGGATCACGATTATCTGGTGTACAAAAGTATGTCCTCGCTGCCCGCGAACGGTTCGGGCTTTTGCTTTATGTACTACTCGTTCATTCTGACGCCGGCTACCAAAACGCTGGCCCTTTACTACGACTCCCGCATTCGCATGTTCTCCGAGCGACGGTTAAGCGTCCTGTACAACGCGAGCACCGGCAACCGAACGTCGATGCAGGGTTTGAATCCGTTTCTTAATCTTCGAATCCGGCGCGACCATGTGGTTGATGATGCGCTGGTCGAGCTGGAAATCATTGCCATGTCAAACCCAAAGGATTTGAAAAAGCAGCTAGTGGTAGAGTTTACCGGTGAGCAGGGCATCGACGAAGGCGGAGTGTCCAAAGAGTTCTTTCAACTCATTGTCGAAGAAATCTTCAATCCCGACTACGGTATGTTCGTGACGAACGAAGACTCCAGCACGGTTTGGTTCAATCCGAGTTCGTTCGAAAATGAGGCCCAATTCACGCTGATCGGGATTGTGTTGGGGCTGGCCATCTACAATAACATCATACTAGCGGTCGAGTTCCCTATGGTCGTCTACCGGAAGCTGATGGGAATGAAAGGATCATTCCTGGATCTAAAGGATCTCAATCCA GTTCTATTCAACAGTCTGAATTCACTGCTCGAGTACACCGAGAACGACATGGAGGAGGTTTTTATGCAAACGTTTAAAATCGGTTATCGGGACGTGTTCGGAAATACGCTGGAGCACGAGTTGAAACCGGATGGTGATAAAATATTCGTCACGCAGGAAAACAAGCAAGAGTTCATCGAACTGTACAGCGATTTTCTGCTCAACCAGAGTGTACAGAAACAGTTTCATGCATTTAGACGCGGTTTCCAAATGGTGACAGATGAAAGTCCGCTGCATTTGCTGTTCCGGCCGGAAGAGATAGAACTAATCGTGTGCGGTAGCAAGGAGTTTGACTTTGATGAGCTAGAAAAATCGACCGAGTACGAAGGAGGATTCACGGCCGAGTCCCAAACGATTAAAGATTTCTGGACGATTGTCCACGGCTTGTCGATGGAGGCGAAACGGAAGCTGCTCCAGTTCACCACCGGCTCCGATCGTGTACCGGTCGGTGGATTGGCTCGGTTGAAGATGGTCATTGCCCGGAATGGTCCCGATTGCGATCGACTGCCAACGAGCCATACGTGTTTcaatgtgctgctgttgccagaGTACGATTCCAAAGAGAAACTAGAGGAACGGCTACTGAAAGCGATCAACTATTCGAAAGGCTTCGGTATGCTGTGA
- the LOC126579286 gene encoding uncharacterized protein LOC126579286 codes for MASNHLFYVSRADIFSVYPEILREILVIEELFGSKTITAFGHTIAATDRVPLQLPSEFDWQLKQYFRLLEQQKRINAAAEQGIQLKSSLEKADHTYWEVRAKSIDDVTSPMTSPASADSASTTFRRRRRQCYLDNPIDFCDIDAYNQWRLEDIVRAGRLLHKPPLPVSFSDEYEMRNVYSMIYDVYRFKLVLQQALKNVGFYDSYPTLVDETTRVWLLLYDMYLRKFVKREPETVPEKDELFREANLLEIEQCLEQNSIKIAAALTRIRIQNSAYNMQCLLPPHLQDDKVAIVVSNPIIIGWINTFRIRTKQEANAILQQLGFELIDHPAPTMLSMFNLFHAREKPQHVPLSINRYKWDRFCPQVVFIYPEDKSLFLHSPIFSDHQFIIQDRSFTIGPTIFSQLLDYFEVQGDVVQTHIASPRSTAYLASLLANCNRVRNFIAYGCGTKLAEYRAYMASLGVTNVKLFAESFADVPHGSPVVDKVVGILANPPSSYSAVGDPIDLICSRGGDLSMLEMLSESEMTDDSRRRVTKLLEEQRETLKLCMSRPQVQFVLYQTHSIVETENSIMVQRAVEHTNQKAFNVHYRAMKEKEVAALAEAAGNTIVNRLMGRTKATESDGERDGADGSGGEGLGSRRNSEEDVNVPPEDQFEVVDLPDFCPQKDACLDFRECGVFLSLIKRKEVIRLDSKYLIKIAELRGIFGDTSNEPRINVKVSKRADRRSEEQEAHDLQNRKKRLKRRGSNMDSLITRLNTPTQASLKRAHHHRISSVEHKFMFFDAYREWCPKYANRSENNLSVLSDDRSSTVSIVRARIWWKATIHYVLQMCRIARLDKTKGVADLPPLILRRYDTVGCRYGGEEGSKRFRCTHYNRVPYPLPVRILEFRQYNSENSLLQKPAPIEKEAAVKPARLSRQNALTSNYPGPRVRLRSSQSC; via the exons ATGGCATCGAATCATCTGTTCTACGTTAGCCGGGCGGATATATTTTCCGTGTATCCGGAAATTTTGCGCGAGATCCTGGTGATCGAGGAGCTGTTCGGCTCGAAAACGATCACGGCCTTCGGGCACACGATTGCGGCGACCGATCGAGTGCCCCTGCAACTGCCGAGTGAGTTTGACTGGCAGCTGAAGCAGTACTTCCGGTTGTTGGAGCAACAGAAAAGGATAAACGCGGCAGCCGAGCAAGGAAT ACAGCTGAAAAGCTCGTTGGAGAAGGCGGATCACACCTACTGGGAGGTGCGAGCAAAGTCCATTGACGATGTTACCTCACCAATGACATCCCCGGCATCGGCTGACTCGGCATCGACCACGTTTCGCCGTCGACGGCGCCAATGCTACCTGGACAATCCCATCGACTTTTGCGATATTGATGCGTACAATCAATGGCGGCTGGAGGATATCGTTAGGGCAGGACGACTGCTGCACAAACCACCACTGCCCGTTTCCTTCAGCGATGAGTATGAGATGCGTAATGTGTACTCCATGATTTACGATGTCTATCGAT TCAAGCTGGTACTGCAACAGGCCCTGAAAAATGTTGGCTTCTACGACAGCTATCCAACG CTAGTTGACGAAACTACCCGcgtgtggttgctgctgtatGATATGTATTTGCGGAAATTCGTCAAACGGGAACCGGAAACCGTACCGGAGAAGGACGAACTTTTCCGGGAGGCCAATCTACTCG AAATCGAACAATGTCTCGAGcaaaacagcataaaaatagCGGCCGCTTTGACGCGAATACGTATTCAAAACAGCGCATACAACATGCAGTGTCTGCTGCCGCCGCACTTGCAGGACGATAAGGTAGCGATCGTCGTCTCGAATCCGATCATCATCGGATGGATCAACACGTTTCGGATTCGCACGAAGCAAGAAGCGAATGCGatcctgcagcagctcggATTTGAGTTGATCGATCATCCTGCACCGACCATGCTCAGCATGTTCAATCTATTTCACGCCCGAGAGAAACCTCAGCACGTGCCACTGTCGATCAACCGGTACAAGTGGGATCGCTTTTGTCCTCAGGTGGTCTTCATCTATCCCGAGGACAAATCGCTATTTCTCCACTCACCCATTTTCAGCGACCATCAGTTCATCATTCAAGATCGTTCGTTTACGATTGGACCAACGATCTTCTCGCAATTGTTGGACTATTTCGAAGTGCAGGGCGATGTGGTGCAGACTCACATCGCCTCGCCACGATCGACCGCTTACCTAGCATCGCTGCTGGCGAACTGTAATCGTGTTCGTAATTTTATTGCCTACGGATGTGGCACAAAGCTGGCCGAGTACCGGGCCTACATGGCCAGCCTAGGAGTGACCAACGTGAAACTGTTTGCGGAATCTTTTGCGGACGTTCCGCACGGATCGCCAGTGGTGGACAAGGTGGTTGGTATACTGGCAAACCCGCCAAGCTCCTACAGTGCCGTCGGCGatccgattgatttgatttgtagCCGTGGTGGCGATCTCTCGATGCTGGAAATGCTCTCCGAGTCCGAGATGACCGACGACAGCCGTCGCAGGGTGACCAAACTGTTGGAGGAGCAGCGTGAGACGCTTAAACTGTGCATGTCTCGACCTCAGGTGCAGTTCGTGCTCTATCAGACCCACTCGATCGTGGAAACTGAGAATAGCATTATGGTGCAACGGGCTGTTGAGCACACCAACCAGAAGGCTTTCAATGTGCACTACCGAGcaatgaaggaaaaggaagtgGCGGCACTGGCCGAGGCGGCAGGCAATACAATCGTTAATAGATTAATGGGACGAACGAAGGCAACCGAAAGCGACGGTGAGCGTGATGGGGCCGATGGTAGTGGAGGAGAAGGGCTTGGTTCTCGTCGGAACTCGGAAGAAGATGTGAACGTTCCGCCCGAGGATCAGTTCGAGGTCGTCGATCTACCGGACTTTTGTCCACAAAAAGATGCCTGTCTGGATTTTCGAGAGTGTGGCGTTTTCCTCTCGCTCATCAAGCGGAAGGAAGTGATCCGCCTGGACTCGAAGTATCTTATAAAGATCGCCGAGTTGCGGGGCATCTTCGGTGACACCAGTAATGAGCCGCGCATCAACGTAAAGGTGTCGAAACGAGCCGATCGTAGGTCCGAGGAGCAGGAAGCGCATGATttacaaaatcgcaaaaagcgtCTTAAGCGACGTGGTAGCAATATGGATTCTCTCATCACCCGGCTCAACACTCCGACCCAGGCTTCACTGAAGCgtgcccaccaccatcggatcTCTTCTgttgagcataaatttatGTTCTTCGATGCCTACCGCGAGTGGTGCCCAAAGTATGCGAATCGCAGTGAGAACAACCTGAGCGTGCTATCGGATGATCGATCTTCAACGGTTTCGATCGTACGAGCGCGCATTTGGTGGAAAGCAACGATCCACTATGTGCTACAGATGTGCAGGATTGCTCGGTTGGACAAAACGAAAGGAGTGGCCGATCTACCACCGCTCATACTGCGCCGCTACGATACGGTAGGATGTCGATATGGCGGCGAGGAGGGTAGCAAACGGTTCCGCTGTACGCACTACAACCGTGTTCCGTATCCGTTGCCAGTTCGGATACTGGAATTCCGTCAGTACAACTCGGAAAACAG TTTGTTGCAGAAACCCGCACCAATCGAAAAGGAAGCTGCTGTAAAGCCTGCCCGACTAAGCCGCCAAAACGCCTTGACTTCCAACTACCCAGGACCACGTGTTCGGCTTCGATCCTCACAATCCTGTTGA
- the LOC126579287 gene encoding regulator of microtubule dynamics protein 1-like gives MIAPSILQFWIGRLLINVPQITRVATRSVLPLARRARPLAIPGPRQKQSVLKPLLFVTSFSLFSSKAKQQEDPVVGKMAEETVKTLNETIEHADQLFDENNFQEAYDLLQKYPQKDTYEIKWRLARVTYSLSKANPSPRKEELVREAFGYAEEALALNDGDFASHKWYSILLDAKSGLDGIKERVTQLETVKKHMQRAVELNPTDPTSWYILGQFYYGLADLPWYQRKIVSTIFATPPTGTYEQALECFEKAENTKPNFYSMNYLMLGKTYQALKQADKAKEFITLAANVAVLNEDDKQCKEEATKLLKKL, from the exons ATGATTGCACCGAGCATTCTTCAATTCTGGATCGGCCGATTACTAATCAACGTACCGCAGATCACAAGGGTCGCTACACGCTCCGTTCTTCCACTCGCTAGACGTGCTCGGCCACTGGCAATCCCCGGCCCAAGACAAAAG CAATCCGTCCTGAAGCCGCTGCTGTTTGTGACCTCCTTCTCACTATTCTCCTCGAAAGCGAAGCAACAGGAAGATCCCGTGGTCGGCAAGATGGCAGAGGAGACAGTCAAGACCCtcaacgaaacgatcgagcaTGCCGATCAGCTGTTCGATGAGAACAACTTCCAGGAGGCGTACGATCTGCTGCAAAAGTACCCC CAAAAGGATACCTACGAAATCAAGTGGAGATTGGCCAGAGTGACCTACTCACTATCGAAGGCGAATCCAAGCCCGCGCAAGGAGGAACTGGTGCGCGAGGCGTTTGGATACGCGGAGGAGGCACTGGCGCTAAACGATGGTGACTTTGCTTCGCACAAGTGGTACTCCATCCTGTTGGACGCCAAAAGTGGTCTTGATGGCATCAAGGAGCGCGTTACGCAGCTGGAAACGGTCAAGAAGCACATGCAGCGTGCGGTTGAGCTGAATCCGACCGATCCTACCAGCTGGTACATTCTCGGACAGTTCTACTACGGTCTGGCCGATCTGCCCTGGTACCAGCGCAAGATTGTGTCCACCATTTTCGCCACACCACCGACCGGAACGTACGAGCAGGCACTCGAGTGCTTCGAGAAGGCCGAAAACACGAAGCCCAACTTCTACTCCATGAACTATCTGATGTTGGGCAAGACCTATCAGGCGTTGAAGCAGGCCGATAAGGCGAAGGAATTCATCACACTGGCCGCTAACGTTGCGGTGCTGAACGAAGACGACAAACAGTGCAAAGAGGAAGCGACCAAGCTGCTAAAGAAGCTCTAA
- the LOC126579289 gene encoding regulator of microtubule dynamics protein 1-like: protein MSAEELKLLDEMCDNYDYQGSYDMIQSLSDQTSCEVKWRLARTLFFLSKQTDNSAEKEALVRQAFDHVSAALALDGDSFGANKYYGAILAEKSNLDGVTERIKQLENVQAYFQRAARLEPSSDPGIWHMLGQFNYKISEVGWVTRKLINSVAANPPVSSYAEALDCFTKAEGIRPGFYALNWLYLGKCYLALKQPAEAKPWIERAAGAEVRCEDDRLCLQEANELLKKL, encoded by the exons ATGTCGGCCGAGGAGCTTAAACTGTTGGATGAGATGTGTGATAATTATGATTATCAGGGTTCGTACGATATGATCCAGAGTCTATCG GATCAGACGAGCTGTGAGGTAAAGTGGCGCCTAGCGAGAACCCTGTTCTTCCTGTCCAAGCAAACGGATAACAGTGCCGAGAAGGAAGCGCTGGTCCGTCAGGCATTCGATCATGTGTCGGCCGCCCTGGCGTTGGATGGCGATAGTTTCGGTGCGAACAAGTATTATGGCGCAATTCTAGCGGAAAAGAGCAATTTGGATGGCGTGACGGAGCGCATCAAGCAGCTGGAAAACGTGCAGGCATACTTTCAACGTGCGGCCCGATTGGAACCATCATCCGATCCAGGAATTTGGCACATGTTGGGCCAGTTCAACTACAAAATCTCGGAGGTGGGCTGGGTGACACGTAAGCTGATCAACTCGGTGGCCGCGAACCCGCCCGTCTCTTCCTACGCCGAGGCCCTAGATTGTTTCACCAAAGCCGAAGGAATCCGGCCGGGTTTCTACGCGTTGAACTGGCTGTACCTGGGCAAGTGCTACCTGGCGCTGAAGCAACCGGCCGAAGCCAAACCCTGGATCGAACGAGCGGCCGGGGCCGAGGTGCGGTGTGAGGATGATCGTTTGTGTCTCCAGGAGGCAAACGAGTTGCTGAAAAAGTTGTAG